The nucleotide sequence GAGGGGTGATACTGACACAATCAGTCCAATGGGACAAGACTTTCTGCGGCTTTATAAAAAAGCAGTGCGGGAACAGAAGCAATAGCATTAGGTATCGCATCACTTAGGCTTTCCCTGGGTGGACCTTCCAGGCTGACATGGGAACACTTTGAGTTACATTCCAGCAAAGGCCTAAATATGTTGCTCACATTTCTCGGCTAGGAAATTGTTGAAAATTTCTTGCGAGTAAAGGCCCCTGAAATGAGGGGGGCAATGCGTTTCTGGAGAATAAGCGGATACGCATATTAATCCCATAGTAGTACCCCTCCTCCAGGCCCTGTAGCCCCCACATAGGGGGAGGGTAAAAACTCAGATGGCCCCTTTTTCGGTACTTCTTTACCAATGTGGAATCCGTAATATCGTTTGTAGTAGTGCTATTATTGCTTATTATAAGTTTTATATGTACACAAAGGGTACCTATTGGTGGGTTTACTGCTTGATTAAGCACAGAAAAGGAGGGTTAAATAGCCTATTAAGTACAAGATTTTTTTGAGAAAACAAACCGATAAGCAGGAGTAATATAGCCTGGTAATCCTGCTAGCTCATGCTCCACTATTGTTTGCAGGATATGCTCGTATTGAATGGGATTGCCTCTCAAGCCGGTAATTATAGACGTGGCTTCGTTAATTAGAAAAATGAACGATGAGGTTCATCAATTAATATACATAAAATATTAGCTTTGCTCTAGCCGCTGTTAACAGTAATGGTTTTGGCATTATTAGTCTTGGTTCTTCTTTAAAGTAAAATAATGAACTATTCACAAGTGTATTTTGGGAAACCGCTAGGGCAACTAATGTATGAGGATATTGAACATTTCTTTTCAACAGAAAAAGAGGAAACTGACCAACTAGAGTTTAAATCTTATAATTCAAATGGAAAATTAGAAGATAAACTTTCTGGGCTTATTGAGGGAATAACAGCTTTTTTAAATTCTAGTGGTGGTGTATTAATTTGGGGGGCACCTGAGGGCAAGAAAAATCCAATACAAGACAGAAAGGAGAGAGTGTTTTCAGGAAACCTAACAAGCCTGCCGTTAGCTATCGAAAAGGACTGGCTGATAAGCAAAGTGTCTGATAAAATCATACCCCTGCCAGCTGGTATCCGTGTACAACTTCTTCGCAGAGATGATTATCAGGTTTGCGTATTTGAGATTGATGAAAGTCGATATTCTCCTCATCAAACCGATGGAAAATATTACATGCGTATTGATGGTCAAAAGAAGCCTGCCCCACATCACTATATCGAAGCACTTTTTAAGAAAATATCGTATCCTCAGTTAGAAGCATATATTAGACCATCCAGCTTTAATAAAATTGACAAGGGCTATTCACTAAAAATATATTTTAATTTTTTTAACTTTTCTCCTTTTGAAAACGAAGAATATTTTAACTTCCGAGTATTGGTTTCAAGGGGTATGTTTATGAGGGGAGCGCCAGTAAGTAGAGGATATGCCGTTCCTGGATTTAGTAAAAGAGGAACAGAATTTAGCCCTGTTGATAGGTTGGATATACTGCATTATGGGCAAGGGCATGGAGTAACGGAAGATATTGAGTTTTACAATGAGGACATCGATAACCCAAATGGGGTGGCTAGTATAATGATTTTTTTTGGAGGGAAAAAATCTCCAATGAAGATGAATAAATATGAAATAAAGTTGATTAATCTCTCTATTGAAAATATAATGAAACCTGTTACTTTATTTACAGTTGTATTCGAAAATATGTTAATGTCGGAGTATTACAGTAGTACAGGAAAAAGCCAGTTAATTGAACAAGAAGGATATGTCAGGTAGTTAATCGAGTGTTAATAATCAGTCAGCGAGAGCAAAGAAATCTAATTCCCGAACCGCAGCTTTGATATCATCCAATTTCTGTCCATAAAGCATCAGTGTTGTATAATCAGTGTGACCACTGCGGCCCATTATTTCTGGAGTCGGAGTATCCAACGCAAATAGGTAACTGATATTAGTTTTCCGGCCAATATGAGACCCAATTGCGTCACAAAGCTTCTCCTTAGTAATGATTTCCCGTTTACCACAGTATTTGATAGTTGCTACCTCTCGCTGAAATGAGGGGATTCCTTGGCAGTATTCACGTAGCAATTCGATAAAGTAATAGTCCTCCATTTTGCGTAACTGGTAATTATTACGCTCTAAGATTTCCTTCATTAGTTTGGTGACTGGTACCGTTGCTGTTATTTGTTTTCCCTTGGTTTTTTGTGGGATTATTTGAATGAATTCTCGTTGCTTCCCATCGAATTCGGTTTTTACCTGAAGTTTATCTTTAAAATTTATAAACACATCACTAATTCGGAATCCTGTTGATATCAGCATCAGCATAATATCCTTCATTCTATCGTGCCCTTTTTTATTACTATCTATTTTGTGATTCATGAATTCCCTTAACTGGTAAGGGTGTAGGAAAACCACGTTAGGCTTGCTAATTAATAACTCGAATCTGTACCTCTCATAGCTCGTGTTGAGGTTGAGGTCATGCGCGTAATACCTGAGTACGGATTTGACCTTCGACATGTAAGTTTGAATACTCTGATTGAGTATCCCTTCGCCCACCATGAAGCCCTCAAGCTGCTGGAGAGTGTCCCTGGTGACGTCTTGAATCCGGAGTGAAGGGTGGAACCGTTCAACCATCTGTGCAACAGTTTTCAGGTTGCGGATAGTAGTATCGGCTACTTTGTTCTTGCCTTTTGTGTTGTACCGTTCGAAGTAGGTAACAAATAGGTCTTCCTTGCTGTGCGTGGGAGCCTGGATGAAGCCGGTTTCGACTGCTACCTGGGTTAGCTCTTCTTCCAAGTCGGGTATCCCAGCTTTCCTGCTAGCAGCGTCCCAGGTTTTGACCTTCTCCTTGGTCTGTTCTTTAAGTTGATTGAGCTGTTGCTCTAGCTGCTTGATTTGTTGCTGGATATTGTATTCCTGGAGCTTGCTATCAATGGCTTCCTTCCCGGTTTCTAGTTCTACGGTGAACAGCTCTCGTTTCTCCCTGGTTTTTTCAGCTTCCCGGTTAGTCTTGACAAGGAGGTATTCTTGGCGCATCGTTTCCCGCTCCACTGGTACCTTCCTTTTACCCAGATTGTCATATGCCTCCATCAAATCAGATTGGATGTGATGTAGCAGGCCATTAATTACTTTGGCGTTATCACCGTTAACTCTGCCATTACGGAGACTGTCGGGTAGAATTTGATAGCCAGTGCTGATAACCAGTTCGCATTTACCCGCCGCACCGTGCCTAAATTTGACACCCAGAGGCTGTTGCGGAATGCGGGTATTGACTTTGCGAACAAAGACTGTGATAGTAGCCATAAGGGTTGCCTGGATAGAGGTACAAAGGTAAAACTCTGTACCTGCTCTGTACCACTCTAGGGCGAAAATGGTACAGACCCACCCGGAATAGTGGTACATACCTGATTTGTTATCTACCTCGTAAGGGCCGAAAACATAGCGTACTACTTGATTATCATAAACAAAGAAGGACCAGCCAGCGGCCAGTCCCTCTTCCACAACCAAAACACCTAAAAATAATCTTTCTACCAAATCAGCCAACAACTTTCAGGCCAAAGATTCCATATTAGAAGGGTTGTAACACGAATTTTCCTTGAAAACAGAAACAGTCTCCTGCACATTGCAGGAGACTGTTTCTGTTTTCAAGGAAGTGGTTTCAAAGAGCTATTCCTTCACCACTCTACTCACCAGCCGAGAGCCGGCAATGTCTACAGTCACGAGGTATACTCCGGGCGCTATGCCAGGCAGTTCAAGGCGAGGCTGATTAGCCCCTACTCGCACTAACACAGACTTGGTAGCTACCGTGCGGCCTAATAGGTCGGCTACGTTCACAGTGGCCGTTCCGGAGGCCCTTGACTCGAATGACAATGTAAGCTCATCCCGGAAAGGGTTCGGGTAATAGCCAAACGTTTCAGCCACCAACGCCGAAGGACCGTTGCTGAGAATAACACTCAGATTGCGGGCTCCGCGGAATACTTGGCCCCGAATTTCGCCGCCTGGGTACATATTCGTGTGAATGTTAGCATATATACTGTCGCGGCGGAACTGGAGGGCCCGACGGGCGGTGAAGTTAGCAGCGGTATTAGGCGCTGCGTTGCCGGTCGTCTGCCAGAAGCCTTCGGCCGATACGGCAGCACCACCGGTTGGATTGAAAAAAGGAGCTAGATCAAACACAACCCCACCACTTTGATTTATCAAGCCCGTATGGAAGTGGCCGACCGTGACAGGACCTGTGAGACCGCCCCATACCATGTTGAAGTGCACGTTGCTTTGATCACGGTCCATGCTTACGAAACCAGAGCCATAGCCTGCACTGGTATTCGGAGTAGGCCGCTCCTGCGAGCCATTCATGGAGAAGGTATACCCTTCACGGGCCAGCCGGTAAGCCTGACCTCTGATTTCACCGGTTGGGTTGGCTGCTGTTGTTAGCATTAAGTTGAAGTCACCGCGTAGTAGCGCCGCCACGTTGGCAGGTGACACTAGAAGTCCTGCATTTAGTATATTACCTTCAACTAGAGGTGTCAGATTATATCTTACGGTAGTAGAAGTATACGGCTGGCCAGCCGGGGCAATAGCAAACAAAGCACCTGTAATTGGGCCGCTTAACCCGTTGGCAACTGCATTAACATAAAGTGTGTCCAATGTAGGCGTAAGTGATAAGTTCATCGTGGCTCTGGCCGTAGTAGTAACGGCTGGCACAACCTGGGCTCCATCCAAACGGCCATCTAAATTCAGATAGCGCCCAGCCTCTGAAAATAACTGACCCCGGATTTCACCATTTGGATTGGCGGCTGTATGAAAATTGATGTAAATATTACCAGCTTCTAAGGCTGTTATAAAAGCGGCATTCGGGGTTATTTCTCCGCTAACGGTGTTGCCAGACACGAAAGGCAGCAAGTCTACTACTGGGGGTCCAACAGTGCCAAACGCACCCGTATGGAAGTGCGCCATTGTAATGGGACCACTTAGATCGGTGGCCGTCGCCTGAAATTTAAGTTTGGTTTTGTCCTGGGATAAGGTGAAGATGCCTATTCCAAATGCGTCGGTACTCACTGGGGGCACTTCTTGGTCGCCGTCGAGGCCGGCAATGTATTGGATGTCGGACTCCAGCTGCACCTGTCCCCGAATTTCACCGTTTGGATTAGCGGCCGTGTGGATGTTGATATAGTATTGCCCGGCTAGTAATGCTCGAAGCCGTGCTGGTGTTAGGTCAGTAGGTCCCGTCAAGAAACCGCGCAGTTGACTGCCGCGCACAAAACGGAACAGGTCAATAACCGGCGGGCCAGCCACACCCGGGCGTCCGTTGTGGAGGTGAGCCATCGTAATTGCTCCACTCAGACCGTTGAATGTAGCATTCATAAAAAGCGTATCGCGGGTCGCGTTCAGCGTGAAGCTGGCAACCCCCAAAGCACTGGTGTTTACTGCAGGTACTTCCTGGGCGCCATCAAGCCGAGCCGACAGCAGCAAATGAGCCCGTAAATGGTCGGCTTGCGAACTGATGCTGGCCAGCAGAAGAATCAAGCCGGTCAGCAAATGTGTAATGTTTTTGCGCATACAAATGGGGAATTAGATGAGAGCAATATGGTAAGTGTCAGCAGCTAAGTTACACTGTAGTACTGTTCTATGATGAATTAGTTATGCTCCACAGAGTTATTATTCTGCCAGCCGCGTTATGCTTCTTACAAGCACACCACAAGGCTTGGCGTAAATTGCGGTTTTTGCCGTTTGGCGTACTCTCATTCTCCACTTCCCTCTAGCTACATGGAAGCACCCAATCCTGA is from Hymenobacter tibetensis and encodes:
- a CDS encoding AlbA family DNA-binding domain-containing protein, which produces MNYSQVYFGKPLGQLMYEDIEHFFSTEKEETDQLEFKSYNSNGKLEDKLSGLIEGITAFLNSSGGVLIWGAPEGKKNPIQDRKERVFSGNLTSLPLAIEKDWLISKVSDKIIPLPAGIRVQLLRRDDYQVCVFEIDESRYSPHQTDGKYYMRIDGQKKPAPHHYIEALFKKISYPQLEAYIRPSSFNKIDKGYSLKIYFNFFNFSPFENEEYFNFRVLVSRGMFMRGAPVSRGYAVPGFSKRGTEFSPVDRLDILHYGQGHGVTEDIEFYNEDIDNPNGVASIMIFFGGKKSPMKMNKYEIKLINLSIENIMKPVTLFTVVFENMLMSEYYSSTGKSQLIEQEGYVR
- a CDS encoding phage integrase SAM-like domain-containing protein, encoding MADLVERLFLGVLVVEEGLAAGWSFFVYDNQVVRYVFGPYEVDNKSGMYHYSGWVCTIFALEWYRAGTEFYLCTSIQATLMATITVFVRKVNTRIPQQPLGVKFRHGAAGKCELVISTGYQILPDSLRNGRVNGDNAKVINGLLHHIQSDLMEAYDNLGKRKVPVERETMRQEYLLVKTNREAEKTREKRELFTVELETGKEAIDSKLQEYNIQQQIKQLEQQLNQLKEQTKEKVKTWDAASRKAGIPDLEEELTQVAVETGFIQAPTHSKEDLFVTYFERYNTKGKNKVADTTIRNLKTVAQMVERFHPSLRIQDVTRDTLQQLEGFMVGEGILNQSIQTYMSKVKSVLRYYAHDLNLNTSYERYRFELLISKPNVVFLHPYQLREFMNHKIDSNKKGHDRMKDIMLMLISTGFRISDVFINFKDKLQVKTEFDGKQREFIQIIPQKTKGKQITATVPVTKLMKEILERNNYQLRKMEDYYFIELLREYCQGIPSFQREVATIKYCGKREIITKEKLCDAIGSHIGRKTNISYLFALDTPTPEIMGRSGHTDYTTLMLYGQKLDDIKAAVRELDFFALAD
- a CDS encoding CHRD domain-containing protein — its product is MRKNITHLLTGLILLLASISSQADHLRAHLLLSARLDGAQEVPAVNTSALGVASFTLNATRDTLFMNATFNGLSGAITMAHLHNGRPGVAGPPVIDLFRFVRGSQLRGFLTGPTDLTPARLRALLAGQYYINIHTAANPNGEIRGQVQLESDIQYIAGLDGDQEVPPVSTDAFGIGIFTLSQDKTKLKFQATATDLSGPITMAHFHTGAFGTVGPPVVDLLPFVSGNTVSGEITPNAAFITALEAGNIYINFHTAANPNGEIRGQLFSEAGRYLNLDGRLDGAQVVPAVTTTARATMNLSLTPTLDTLYVNAVANGLSGPITGALFAIAPAGQPYTSTTVRYNLTPLVEGNILNAGLLVSPANVAALLRGDFNLMLTTAANPTGEIRGQAYRLAREGYTFSMNGSQERPTPNTSAGYGSGFVSMDRDQSNVHFNMVWGGLTGPVTVGHFHTGLINQSGGVVFDLAPFFNPTGGAAVSAEGFWQTTGNAAPNTAANFTARRALQFRRDSIYANIHTNMYPGGEIRGQVFRGARNLSVILSNGPSALVAETFGYYPNPFRDELTLSFESRASGTATVNVADLLGRTVATKSVLVRVGANQPRLELPGIAPGVYLVTVDIAGSRLVSRVVKE